From the genome of Asterias amurensis chromosome 17, ASM3211899v1, one region includes:
- the LOC139949485 gene encoding phosphatidate phosphatase LPIN1-like isoform X1 gives MNYVGRLLSSFKTFYSEINTATLTGAIDVIVVEQEDGSLLCSPFHVRFGKMGVLRSREKCVYIEINGEQVDLHMKLGENGEAFFLEEAAVEDKVPAHLCSSPLLSTIELMEDGMKRLHAEASSIRSETESSKESDASLGKDLSLDNKLNSSGEMSDLKERLALSDDGKEPKSEHAIVDMTEPAEQIKITVESEAAQGKSKKQLNFEGGSRVLDVDVENVSEEELEKLKSNSSSAKETLIRIESETKSSRRGKLTRKRRRKGAAAKPPPRSEKQDVEALAAVKSSLSRRLMNLSESSTSSSQHSDDEIFQIEDVSEEEEANRVMGQRSFSKPKVNSDVWGNEMLKVNIHPQHPLSDGDVTPLPLSPVCTRPPTPKSDTEVETSRLARGRAASGHIRSSSSTEKIEWNWGELPERRLSRTPLIPADDEVFESLANLKKDGNKPKEEGREADLESQKTGETGKTSVWSKLNVFRNIQHSQGTEQGMYLQDLASEEIDPEVYALYFPERAEASGRIEALRDEDKSSDLGASLPQSPNTVEEVSSSIEYEEDTSESSMELQMSLCGGLKDEDDTVPHDLFIKDLVSYEEFCKTPGLLSNPNLVVRLDGKYYNWQAAGPIMISYLAFRRPLPQVVVSNLMKDQVPKGKRSLTSWLWGTSKPPTTPKKETDATEMETAQQEGDEIRQPEETVYWSDETESSERVSVHDQVTSRMRSQSGIYKKSIRLSSEQLAKLNLKPGPNVIRYSVTTRYQGTTMCESTVYLWKHDIKLVISDIDGTITRSDVFGQILPVLGKDWTHGGVAQLFSQIQNNGYHFLYLSSRAIGQARHTKGYLKSVCQDKFDLPDGPLLLNPSSLIRAFHREVIIKKPEEFKIRCLKDILSLYPSSGNKASNPFYAGFGNRINDTWAYRAVGVPVSRIFTINSQGKVTHDLTYTFQSSYPKMRDLADHVFPPLHRKQTMAFVSPHEYSSFTFWREPMPELPADDELLRDITSKDKK, from the exons ATGAATTACGTTGGCCGGCTTCTGTCGAGCTTTAAGACTTTCTACAGCGAGATCAACACGGCAACGCTGACCGGCGCCATCGATGTTATCGTCGTCGAGCAGGAGGATGGGTCGCTGCTGTGCTCGCCGTTTCACGTCCGCTTCGGCAAGATGGGAGTGCTTCGCAGCAGGGAGAAGTGT GTTTACATTGAGATCAATGGTGAACAGGTTGATCTTCACATGAAGCTAGGAGAGAATGGTGAGGCTTTCTTCCTGGAAGAGGCTGCAGTGGAG GATAAAGTACCTGCTCATCTCTGCTCCTCCCCATTGCTGTCCACCATCGAACTGATGGAGGACGGGATGAAACGTCTTCATGCCGAGGCCAGCAGCATCCGCAGTGAGACGGAGAGCAGCAAAGAGTCGGACGCAAGCCTCGGGAAAGACCTGTCCCTAGACAACAAACTCAACAGCTCAGGTGAAATGTCCGACCTCAAGGAGAGGCTCGCTCTCTCAGACGACGGGAAGGAACCCAAATCGGAGCATGCGATCGTGGATATGACAGAACCAGCTGAACAAATCAAGATCACGGTTGAAAGTGAAGCGGCGCAAGGGAAGAGCAAGAAGCAACTTAATTTTGAGGGTGGAAGCAGAGTGTTAGACGTAGACGTCGAGAACGTGTCCGAGGAAGAACTGGAAAAGCTTAAGAGCAACTCCTCATCAGCTAAGGAGACTCTGATCAGGATTGAGAGCGAAACCAAATCAAGCCGTCGTGGAAAGCTGACCAGGAAAAGGCGACGGAAAGGCGCTGCAGCAAAACCGCCTCCTCGCTCAGAGAAACAAGATGTTGAGGCACTCGCTGCGGTGAAGTCGTCGCTGAGTAGACGCCTGATGAACCTCTCTGAGTCCAGTACCTCGTCGTCACAGCATTCTGATGATGAGATCTTCCAGATCGAGGATGTCTCGGAGGAGGAGGAGGCGAACAGAGTGATGGGTCAGAGGTCGTTCTCGAAGCCGAAGGTCAATAGTGACGTCTGGGGCAACGAGATGCTGAAGGTTAATATACATCCACAACATCCACTGTCTGACGGCGATGTCACCCCACTACCTCTCAG TCCTGTGTGTACGCGACCTCCGACCCCCAAGAGTGACACAGAGGTAGAGACCTCGAGGCTGGCTAGAGGTCGGGCAGCGTCGGGTCACATTCGATCCTCAAGCAGCACTGAGAAGATAGAGTGGAATTGGGGTGAACTTCCAGAG CGCCGCTTGTCAAGAACGCCTTTGATCCCTGCTGATGATGAGGTTTTTGAG TCTTTGGCCAACCTCAAGAAGGATGGGAATAAGCCCAAGGAGGAAGGCAGGGAGGCGGACCTGGAGAGCCAGAAGACGGGTGAGACCGGCAAGACGTCCGTCTGGAGTAAACTCAACGTCTTCAGGAACATCCAACACAGTCAAGGGACAGAGCAAGGGATGTATCTCCAGGATCTAGCGTCGGAGGAGATCGACCCAGAGGTGTACGCCTTGTACTTCCCAGAAAG GGCGGAGGCGTCTGGTAGAATTGAAGCGCTGCGTGATGAGGATAAGTCATCTGATCTAGGCGCTTCCCTCCCGCAATCTCCAAACACTGTAGAGGAAGTCTCTAGCAGCATAGAATATGAAGAGGATACCAG TGAATCTTCAATGGAACTACAGATGTCTCTGTGTGGAGGACTTAAAGATGAAGACGACACTGTCCCTCACG ATCTGTTCATAAAGGACCTCGTTAGTTACGAGGAGTTTTGTAAAACACCGGGTCTTCTCTCCAACCCGAACCTCGTCGTCCGACTGGATGGCAAGTACTACAACTGGCAGGCAGCTGGACCAATCATGATCTCTTACCTGGCATTCAGACGACCCCTCCCACAG GTTGTTGTGTCAAATCTAATGAAGGATCAGGTGCCGAAGGGAAAACGTAGTCTGACATCTTGGCTATGGGGCACGTCTAAACCGCCAACAACACCAAAGAAG GAAACTGATGCAACTGAAATGGAAACAGCCCAACAAGAAGGTGATGAAATAAG GCAACCAGAAGAGACGGTTTACTGGAGTGACGAGACGGAGTCTAGCGAGAGAGTCTCGGTTCATGACCAGGTCACCTCTAGGATGCGATCGCAGAGCGGCATCTACAAGAAGTCCATCCGCTTGTCTTCTGAGCAACTC GCTAAGTTAAACTTAAAGCCAGGTCCAAACGTCATCAGGTATTCGGTAACCACAAGGTACCAGGGAACGACAATGTGCGAATCCACTGTGTACCTCTGGAAACATGACATCAAGTTGGTCATCTCCGATATCGATGGCACCATTACAAG GTCTGATGTGTTCGGTCAGATCCTACCCGTCCTTGGAAAAGACTGGACTCACGGTGGGGTAGCCCAGCTCTTCTCCCAGATCCAGAACAACGGCTACCACTTCCTGTACTTATCCTCCAGAGCCATTGGCCAGGCTAGGCACACCAAAGGTTACCTCAAGAGCGTCTGTCAGGATAAGTTTGATCTTCCTGATGGGCCGTTGCTACTTAATCCCAGCTCTCTAATACGAGCCTTCCACAG GGAGGTGATTATCAAGAAGCCAGAAGAGTTCAAGATCCGATGTTTGAAGGACATTCTCTCATTATATCCCTCCAGTGGCAACAAAGCATCTAATCCGTTCTATGCCGGTTTCGGAAACCGAATTAAT GACACATGGGCTTACCGAGCGGTCGGAGTTCCTGTGTCAAGAATCTTCACCATCAACTCACAGGGAAAGGTTACTCATGACCTCACCTACACCTTCCAGTCCTC CTATCCCAAGATGAGGGACCTTGCAGACCATGTCTTCCCGCCCCTCCATCGCAAACAAACGATGGCCTTTGTGTCGCCCCATGAGTACAGCTCCTTCACCTTCTGGCGGGAACCCATGCCCGAGTTGCCCGCTGATGATGAACTTCTGAGAGACATCACGTCCAAAGATAAAAAATAA
- the LOC139949485 gene encoding phosphatidate phosphatase LPIN1-like isoform X2 → MNYVGRLLSSFKTFYSEINTATLTGAIDVIVVEQEDGSLLCSPFHVRFGKMGVLRSREKCVYIEINGEQVDLHMKLGENGEAFFLEEAAVEDKVPAHLCSSPLLSTIELMEDGMKRLHAEASSIRSETESSKESDASLGKDLSLDNKLNSSGEMSDLKERLALSDDGKEPKSEHAIVDMTEPAEQIKITVESEAAQGKSKKQLNFEGGSRVLDVDVENVSEEELEKLKSNSSSAKETLIRIESETKSSRRGKLTRKRRRKGAAAKPPPRSEKQDVEALAAVKSSLSRRLMNLSESSTSSSQHSDDEIFQIEDVSEEEEANRVMGQRSFSKPKVNSDVWGNEMLKVNIHPQHPLSDGDVTPLPLSPVCTRPPTPKSDTEVETSRLARGRAASGHIRSSSSTEKIEWNWGELPESLANLKKDGNKPKEEGREADLESQKTGETGKTSVWSKLNVFRNIQHSQGTEQGMYLQDLASEEIDPEVYALYFPERAEASGRIEALRDEDKSSDLGASLPQSPNTVEEVSSSIEYEEDTSESSMELQMSLCGGLKDEDDTVPHDLFIKDLVSYEEFCKTPGLLSNPNLVVRLDGKYYNWQAAGPIMISYLAFRRPLPQVVVSNLMKDQVPKGKRSLTSWLWGTSKPPTTPKKETDATEMETAQQEGDEIRQPEETVYWSDETESSERVSVHDQVTSRMRSQSGIYKKSIRLSSEQLAKLNLKPGPNVIRYSVTTRYQGTTMCESTVYLWKHDIKLVISDIDGTITRSDVFGQILPVLGKDWTHGGVAQLFSQIQNNGYHFLYLSSRAIGQARHTKGYLKSVCQDKFDLPDGPLLLNPSSLIRAFHREVIIKKPEEFKIRCLKDILSLYPSSGNKASNPFYAGFGNRINDTWAYRAVGVPVSRIFTINSQGKVTHDLTYTFQSSYPKMRDLADHVFPPLHRKQTMAFVSPHEYSSFTFWREPMPELPADDELLRDITSKDKK, encoded by the exons ATGAATTACGTTGGCCGGCTTCTGTCGAGCTTTAAGACTTTCTACAGCGAGATCAACACGGCAACGCTGACCGGCGCCATCGATGTTATCGTCGTCGAGCAGGAGGATGGGTCGCTGCTGTGCTCGCCGTTTCACGTCCGCTTCGGCAAGATGGGAGTGCTTCGCAGCAGGGAGAAGTGT GTTTACATTGAGATCAATGGTGAACAGGTTGATCTTCACATGAAGCTAGGAGAGAATGGTGAGGCTTTCTTCCTGGAAGAGGCTGCAGTGGAG GATAAAGTACCTGCTCATCTCTGCTCCTCCCCATTGCTGTCCACCATCGAACTGATGGAGGACGGGATGAAACGTCTTCATGCCGAGGCCAGCAGCATCCGCAGTGAGACGGAGAGCAGCAAAGAGTCGGACGCAAGCCTCGGGAAAGACCTGTCCCTAGACAACAAACTCAACAGCTCAGGTGAAATGTCCGACCTCAAGGAGAGGCTCGCTCTCTCAGACGACGGGAAGGAACCCAAATCGGAGCATGCGATCGTGGATATGACAGAACCAGCTGAACAAATCAAGATCACGGTTGAAAGTGAAGCGGCGCAAGGGAAGAGCAAGAAGCAACTTAATTTTGAGGGTGGAAGCAGAGTGTTAGACGTAGACGTCGAGAACGTGTCCGAGGAAGAACTGGAAAAGCTTAAGAGCAACTCCTCATCAGCTAAGGAGACTCTGATCAGGATTGAGAGCGAAACCAAATCAAGCCGTCGTGGAAAGCTGACCAGGAAAAGGCGACGGAAAGGCGCTGCAGCAAAACCGCCTCCTCGCTCAGAGAAACAAGATGTTGAGGCACTCGCTGCGGTGAAGTCGTCGCTGAGTAGACGCCTGATGAACCTCTCTGAGTCCAGTACCTCGTCGTCACAGCATTCTGATGATGAGATCTTCCAGATCGAGGATGTCTCGGAGGAGGAGGAGGCGAACAGAGTGATGGGTCAGAGGTCGTTCTCGAAGCCGAAGGTCAATAGTGACGTCTGGGGCAACGAGATGCTGAAGGTTAATATACATCCACAACATCCACTGTCTGACGGCGATGTCACCCCACTACCTCTCAG TCCTGTGTGTACGCGACCTCCGACCCCCAAGAGTGACACAGAGGTAGAGACCTCGAGGCTGGCTAGAGGTCGGGCAGCGTCGGGTCACATTCGATCCTCAAGCAGCACTGAGAAGATAGAGTGGAATTGGGGTGAACTTCCAGAG TCTTTGGCCAACCTCAAGAAGGATGGGAATAAGCCCAAGGAGGAAGGCAGGGAGGCGGACCTGGAGAGCCAGAAGACGGGTGAGACCGGCAAGACGTCCGTCTGGAGTAAACTCAACGTCTTCAGGAACATCCAACACAGTCAAGGGACAGAGCAAGGGATGTATCTCCAGGATCTAGCGTCGGAGGAGATCGACCCAGAGGTGTACGCCTTGTACTTCCCAGAAAG GGCGGAGGCGTCTGGTAGAATTGAAGCGCTGCGTGATGAGGATAAGTCATCTGATCTAGGCGCTTCCCTCCCGCAATCTCCAAACACTGTAGAGGAAGTCTCTAGCAGCATAGAATATGAAGAGGATACCAG TGAATCTTCAATGGAACTACAGATGTCTCTGTGTGGAGGACTTAAAGATGAAGACGACACTGTCCCTCACG ATCTGTTCATAAAGGACCTCGTTAGTTACGAGGAGTTTTGTAAAACACCGGGTCTTCTCTCCAACCCGAACCTCGTCGTCCGACTGGATGGCAAGTACTACAACTGGCAGGCAGCTGGACCAATCATGATCTCTTACCTGGCATTCAGACGACCCCTCCCACAG GTTGTTGTGTCAAATCTAATGAAGGATCAGGTGCCGAAGGGAAAACGTAGTCTGACATCTTGGCTATGGGGCACGTCTAAACCGCCAACAACACCAAAGAAG GAAACTGATGCAACTGAAATGGAAACAGCCCAACAAGAAGGTGATGAAATAAG GCAACCAGAAGAGACGGTTTACTGGAGTGACGAGACGGAGTCTAGCGAGAGAGTCTCGGTTCATGACCAGGTCACCTCTAGGATGCGATCGCAGAGCGGCATCTACAAGAAGTCCATCCGCTTGTCTTCTGAGCAACTC GCTAAGTTAAACTTAAAGCCAGGTCCAAACGTCATCAGGTATTCGGTAACCACAAGGTACCAGGGAACGACAATGTGCGAATCCACTGTGTACCTCTGGAAACATGACATCAAGTTGGTCATCTCCGATATCGATGGCACCATTACAAG GTCTGATGTGTTCGGTCAGATCCTACCCGTCCTTGGAAAAGACTGGACTCACGGTGGGGTAGCCCAGCTCTTCTCCCAGATCCAGAACAACGGCTACCACTTCCTGTACTTATCCTCCAGAGCCATTGGCCAGGCTAGGCACACCAAAGGTTACCTCAAGAGCGTCTGTCAGGATAAGTTTGATCTTCCTGATGGGCCGTTGCTACTTAATCCCAGCTCTCTAATACGAGCCTTCCACAG GGAGGTGATTATCAAGAAGCCAGAAGAGTTCAAGATCCGATGTTTGAAGGACATTCTCTCATTATATCCCTCCAGTGGCAACAAAGCATCTAATCCGTTCTATGCCGGTTTCGGAAACCGAATTAAT GACACATGGGCTTACCGAGCGGTCGGAGTTCCTGTGTCAAGAATCTTCACCATCAACTCACAGGGAAAGGTTACTCATGACCTCACCTACACCTTCCAGTCCTC CTATCCCAAGATGAGGGACCTTGCAGACCATGTCTTCCCGCCCCTCCATCGCAAACAAACGATGGCCTTTGTGTCGCCCCATGAGTACAGCTCCTTCACCTTCTGGCGGGAACCCATGCCCGAGTTGCCCGCTGATGATGAACTTCTGAGAGACATCACGTCCAAAGATAAAAAATAA
- the LOC139950138 gene encoding uncharacterized protein — protein MGEWKQGLFGCFGNCGICIVSYFLPCYAHGKTAEAVGDSCFMCGLAIFVPLLNWYAILKTRGKVREKHGIPGTTGKDALASCCAVCSIAQQKAQMQVTAVGTGESMARC, from the coding sequence ATGGGCGAGTGGAAACAAGGCTTGTTCGGCTGTTTCGGCAACTGCGGTATCTGCATCGTGTCGTACTTCCTGCCGTGCTACGCTCACGGCAAGACGGCAGAGGCTGTTGGAGACAGTTGCTTCATGTGCGGCCTGGCCATCTTCGTGCCTCTTCTGAACTGGTACGCCATCCTGAAGACCAGGGGGAAAGTACGGGAGAAACACGGCATACCTGGGACCACTGGGAAGGACGCCCTGGCGAGCTGCTGCGCGGTCTGCTCCATCGCACAGCAGAAAGCTCAGATGCAAGTCACTGCCGTGGGGACGGGTGAGTCTATGGCGAGGTGCTAA